In one window of Escherichia coli DSM 30083 = JCM 1649 = ATCC 11775 DNA:
- the ubiE gene encoding bifunctional demethylmenaquinone methyltransferase/2-methoxy-6-polyprenyl-1,4-benzoquinol methylase UbiE encodes MVDKSQETTHFGFQTVAKEQKADMVAHVFHSVASKYDVMNDLMSFGIHRLWKRFTIDCSGVRRGQTVLDLAGGTGDLTAKFSRLVGETGKVVLADINESMLKMGREKLRNIGVIGNVEYVQANAEALPFPDNTFDCITISFGLRNVTDKDKALRSMYRVLKPGGRLLVLEFSKPIIEPLSKAYDAYSFHVLPRIGSLVANDADSYRYLAESIRMHPDQDTLKTMMQDAGFESVDYYNLTAGVVALHRGYKF; translated from the coding sequence ATGGTGGATAAGTCACAAGAAACGACGCACTTTGGTTTTCAGACCGTCGCGAAGGAACAAAAAGCGGATATGGTCGCCCACGTTTTCCATTCCGTGGCATCAAAATACGATGTCATGAATGATTTGATGTCATTCGGTATTCATCGTTTGTGGAAGCGATTCACGATTGATTGCAGCGGCGTACGCCGTGGGCAGACCGTGCTGGATCTGGCTGGTGGCACCGGCGACCTGACAGCGAAATTCTCTCGCCTGGTCGGAGAAACTGGCAAAGTGGTCCTTGCTGATATCAATGAATCCATGCTCAAAATGGGCCGCGAGAAGCTGCGTAATATCGGTGTGATTGGCAACGTTGAGTATGTTCAGGCGAACGCTGAGGCGCTGCCGTTCCCGGATAACACCTTTGATTGCATCACCATTTCGTTTGGTCTGCGTAACGTCACCGACAAAGATAAAGCACTGCGTTCAATGTATCGCGTGCTGAAACCCGGCGGCCGCCTGCTGGTACTTGAGTTCTCGAAGCCAATTATCGAGCCGCTGAGCAAAGCCTATGATGCATACTCCTTCCATGTGCTGCCGCGTATTGGCTCACTGGTCGCGAACGACGCCGACAGCTACCGTTATCTGGCAGAATCCATCCGTATGCATCCCGATCAGGATACCCTGAAAACCATGATGCAGGATGCCGGATTCGAAAGTGTCGACTACTACAATCTGACGGCAGGGGTTGTGGCGCTGCATCGTGGTTATAAGTTCTGA
- the ubiJ gene encoding ubiquinone biosynthesis protein UbiJ yields MPFKPLVTAGIESLLNTFLYRSPALKTARSRLLGKVLRVEVKGFSTSLILVFSERQVDVLGEWAGDADCTVIAYASVLPKLRDRQQLAALIRSGELEVQGDIQVVQNFVALADLAEFDPAELLAPYTGDIAAEGISKALRGGAKFLHHGIKRQQCYVAEAITEEWRMAPGPLEVAWFAEETAAVERAVDALTKRLEKLEAK; encoded by the coding sequence ATGCCTTTTAAACCTTTAGTGACGGCAGGAATTGAAAGTCTGCTCAACACCTTCCTGTATCGCTCACCCGCGCTGAAAACGGCCCGCTCGCGTCTGTTGGGCAAAGTGCTGCGCGTGGAGGTAAAAGGCTTTTCGACGTCATTGATTCTGGTGTTCAGCGAACGCCAGGTCGATGTACTGGGCGAATGGGCAGGCGATGCTGACTGCACCGTTATCGCTTACGCCAGCGTGTTGCCGAAACTTCGCGATCGCCAGCAGCTTGCCGCACTGATTCGCAGTGGTGAGCTGGAAGTGCAGGGTGATATTCAGGTGGTGCAAAACTTCGTTGCGCTGGCAGATCTGGCAGAGTTCGACCCTGCGGAACTGCTGGCCCCTTATACCGGTGATATCGCCGCTGAAGGTATCAGCAAAGCCCTGCGCGGAGGCGCAAAGTTCCTGCATCACGGCATTAAGCGCCAGCAATGTTATGTGGCGGAAGCCATTACTGAAGAGTGGCGTATGGCACCCGGTCCGCTTGAAGTGGCCTGGTTTGCGGAAGAGACGGCTGCCGTCGAGCGTGCTGTTGATGCCCTGACCAAACGGCTGGAAAAACTGGAGGCTAAATGA